The proteins below come from a single Asanoa ferruginea genomic window:
- a CDS encoding GNAT family N-acetyltransferase: MSFRFAAVESLSPAHALDGFDCGSAAQSEWLVDHALQAHRAGLSRVYVVRGVDDDEDRVVGFYALAAGSVAPASASRRMMQGAGRYYQPVVILTRLGVDKTVQGVGLGRALVVDALRRVAGAAEVIGVRALLIHCESESARDFYLTLAKFEPSPTDPMHLFLLIKDLRRAVAP, from the coding sequence GTGAGCTTCCGGTTCGCCGCGGTCGAGTCGCTGTCGCCGGCACACGCCCTTGACGGCTTCGACTGCGGCTCGGCCGCGCAGTCGGAGTGGCTGGTCGACCACGCCCTCCAGGCCCACCGGGCTGGCCTGTCCCGGGTCTACGTCGTGCGCGGCGTCGACGACGACGAAGATCGGGTTGTCGGCTTCTACGCGTTGGCGGCTGGCAGCGTCGCACCGGCGTCCGCCTCCCGGCGGATGATGCAGGGCGCGGGTCGCTACTACCAGCCCGTCGTGATCCTCACCCGGCTCGGCGTCGACAAGACGGTGCAGGGGGTTGGCCTCGGCCGAGCGCTGGTCGTCGACGCCCTCCGCCGGGTCGCGGGCGCCGCCGAAGTTATCGGCGTCCGCGCGCTGCTGATCCACTGCGAGTCTGAGTCGGCTCGCGACTTCTACCTGACCCTGGCCAAGTTCGAGCCCAGCCCCACCGACCCGATGCACCTGTTCCTACTGATCAAAGACCTCCGCCGCGCCGTCGCGCCCTAG
- a CDS encoding DUF1778 domain-containing protein, with protein MSAKAERLHLRLDPEQKALLEAASEATGSTVSTFVLTAATDAAASVLADRRVFVLDDDAWRAFDEALDRPAAEVSGLRDLLTAPTVLDPDRSGDGT; from the coding sequence ATGAGTGCGAAGGCTGAGCGGCTGCACCTACGTCTCGACCCCGAGCAGAAGGCTCTGCTCGAGGCCGCGAGCGAGGCCACGGGTTCGACGGTTTCGACGTTCGTGCTGACGGCTGCCACCGACGCGGCGGCCAGCGTCCTCGCCGACCGGCGCGTCTTCGTGCTCGATGACGATGCCTGGCGCGCCTTCGACGAGGCCCTTGACCGGCCCGCTGCCGAGGTCTCCGGCCTGCGCGACCTGCTGACGGCGCCGACCGTGCTCGACCCGGACCGGTCCGGAGACGGCACGTGA
- a CDS encoding fatty acid--CoA ligase — protein MRSTMMDAPLLVSRILDHGATVHGASEVVTWTGAEPRRMTYAEVGATAAQLAHALRDDLGVTGDQRVATFMWNNNEHLVAYFAVPSMGAVLHTLNIRLFPDQVAFIANHAQDRVVLVDSTLIPLLAKVLPQMSTVEHVVVVGGGDPAPLLGRVTVHHWDDLLAGKPTTFDWPEVDERDAAALCYTSGTTGNPKGVAYSHRSIWLHSMEVCMPEAFGLSSTDRELAIVPMFHAMSWGIPFAAFMSGASLVMPDRFLQGAPIAQMIAALQPTKAGAVPTIWNDALDHIQPGSALREAIVGGSACPPALMNAYKERHDVQIVHAWGMTEMSPLGSVSRPPAGVTGDEEWAYRYTQGRFPAGVQARIIGPLGEQVPADGESVGELEVRGPWVTAHYLGEEEPDPEKFRDGWLRTGDVGTLSANGFLTLTDRAKDVIKSGGEWISSVELENVLMAHPAVLEACVVGVPDERWDERPLATVVLREGTTATADELRAFLGERLPKWQLPERWSFIQEVPKTSVGKFDKKRVRSDYAGGTLEVHTLA, from the coding sequence ATGCGCAGCACGATGATGGACGCCCCGCTCCTTGTCTCCCGGATCCTCGATCACGGCGCGACCGTGCACGGCGCGTCGGAGGTGGTGACCTGGACCGGGGCCGAGCCACGGCGGATGACCTACGCCGAGGTCGGCGCGACGGCCGCACAACTGGCCCATGCGCTTCGCGACGACCTCGGCGTGACCGGCGACCAGCGGGTCGCGACGTTCATGTGGAACAACAACGAGCACCTGGTCGCCTACTTCGCGGTGCCGAGCATGGGTGCCGTGCTGCACACGCTCAACATCCGGCTGTTCCCCGACCAGGTGGCGTTCATCGCCAACCACGCGCAAGACCGCGTGGTCCTCGTCGACTCGACGTTGATCCCGTTGCTGGCCAAGGTGTTGCCGCAGATGAGCACCGTCGAGCACGTCGTGGTCGTCGGGGGCGGCGACCCGGCGCCGCTGCTCGGGCGGGTCACCGTGCACCACTGGGACGACCTGCTCGCCGGCAAGCCGACCACCTTCGACTGGCCCGAGGTCGACGAGCGCGACGCGGCCGCGCTCTGCTACACGTCGGGCACCACCGGCAACCCGAAGGGCGTCGCCTACTCGCACCGGTCGATCTGGCTGCATTCGATGGAGGTCTGCATGCCGGAGGCCTTCGGCCTCAGCTCGACCGACCGCGAGCTCGCGATCGTCCCGATGTTCCACGCCATGTCGTGGGGCATCCCGTTCGCCGCGTTCATGTCGGGCGCGTCGCTGGTCATGCCCGACCGCTTCCTGCAGGGGGCGCCGATCGCGCAGATGATCGCGGCGCTGCAACCGACCAAGGCCGGCGCCGTCCCGACCATCTGGAACGACGCGCTCGACCACATCCAGCCCGGCTCCGCGCTGCGCGAGGCGATCGTCGGGGGCTCGGCCTGCCCGCCGGCGCTGATGAACGCCTACAAGGAGCGGCACGACGTGCAGATCGTGCACGCCTGGGGGATGACCGAGATGTCCCCGCTGGGCTCGGTGTCCCGCCCGCCGGCCGGCGTGACCGGCGACGAGGAATGGGCCTACCGCTACACCCAGGGCCGCTTCCCGGCCGGCGTCCAGGCGCGGATCATCGGCCCGCTCGGCGAGCAGGTCCCCGCCGACGGCGAGTCGGTCGGCGAACTCGAGGTCCGCGGCCCCTGGGTGACCGCCCACTACCTGGGCGAGGAAGAGCCCGACCCGGAGAAGTTCCGCGACGGCTGGCTGCGCACCGGCGACGTCGGCACCCTCTCGGCCAACGGCTTCCTGACCCTGACCGACCGAGCCAAAGACGTGATCAAGTCGGGCGGCGAATGGATCTCGTCGGTCGAGCTGGAAAACGTGCTGATGGCCCACCCGGCGGTGCTCGAGGCCTGCGTGGTCGGCGTGCCCGACGAGCGCTGGGACGAACGCCCGCTGGCGACCGTGGTGCTCCGCGAGGGCACCACCGCGACCGCCGACGAACTGCGCGCGTTCCTGGGCGAGCGGCTGCCGAAGTGGCAGCTCCCGGAACGATGGAGCTTCATCCAGGAAGTCCCCAAGACCTCGGTCGGCAAGTTCGACAAGAAGCGAGTCCGCTCCGACTACGCCGGCGGCACCCTGGAGGTGCACACGCTCGCCTGA
- a CDS encoding MDR family MFS transporter, with the protein MSGLMLGMLLAALDQTIVGTALPTIVGELGGINHYSWVVTAYLLASTASTPLYGKISDLIGRRPVFLFSIGTFLVGSLLAGLSQNMTELIFTRGIQGIGAGGLMTLAFTIISDVVSPRERGRYQGLFGAVFGVASVAGPLVGGYFAETNWRWIFYINVPLAIVAIIVAYRVMRLIPFHKREHKIDWLGAGLLVIGVSALLLALSWGGSEYAWTSGTILGLFAIGAVFTVLFLVQESRASEPILPLRLFRRPTFALANGAGFILGLVMFGSIIFIPLYLQIVKGASPTKSGLLMLPMMAGVIVTSVLTGRAMSRIGRYKWFPVAGSVLLGLGILLFTQLQVDSSLGVAFCYMVLIGIGLGLSMQSLIMAVQNAVEMKDLGAGTSAVTFFRSLGGSFGVAILGAVLSSRLATETALRVPDSLRGLTPEQTASVQGTLGTGTISINEPSKILALPDAVRNAIQVSFVDSLHTVFLVAGLIAIVAVVVTVLLPDRELRGGPAGQPPTAAEMEAKAESLI; encoded by the coding sequence ATGTCGGGCCTCATGCTCGGCATGCTGCTCGCGGCCCTCGACCAGACGATCGTGGGAACCGCGCTGCCGACCATCGTCGGCGAGCTCGGCGGGATCAACCACTACTCGTGGGTGGTCACGGCCTACCTGCTGGCGTCGACGGCGTCGACCCCGCTCTACGGCAAGATCTCCGACCTGATCGGGCGCCGCCCGGTCTTCCTGTTCTCGATCGGCACGTTCCTGGTCGGCTCGCTGCTGGCCGGCCTGTCGCAGAACATGACCGAGCTGATCTTCACCCGCGGCATCCAGGGCATCGGCGCCGGCGGCCTGATGACGCTCGCGTTCACGATCATCTCGGACGTGGTCTCGCCCCGGGAGCGCGGTCGCTACCAGGGCCTCTTCGGTGCTGTCTTCGGTGTCGCGTCGGTCGCCGGCCCGCTGGTCGGTGGCTACTTCGCCGAGACCAACTGGCGCTGGATCTTCTACATCAACGTGCCGCTGGCGATCGTGGCCATCATCGTCGCGTACCGGGTGATGCGGTTGATCCCGTTCCACAAGCGCGAGCACAAGATCGACTGGCTGGGCGCCGGCCTGCTGGTGATCGGCGTCAGCGCGCTGCTGCTGGCCCTGAGCTGGGGCGGTTCCGAGTACGCGTGGACCTCCGGCACGATCCTCGGCCTGTTCGCGATCGGCGCCGTGTTCACCGTGTTGTTCCTCGTCCAGGAGAGCCGGGCGTCGGAGCCGATCCTGCCGCTGCGCCTGTTCCGCCGGCCGACGTTCGCCCTGGCCAACGGCGCGGGCTTCATCCTCGGCCTGGTGATGTTCGGGTCGATCATCTTCATCCCGCTCTACCTCCAGATCGTCAAGGGCGCGTCGCCGACCAAGAGCGGCCTGCTGATGCTGCCGATGATGGCCGGCGTGATCGTGACGTCGGTGCTCACCGGCCGGGCGATGAGCCGGATCGGCCGCTACAAGTGGTTCCCGGTCGCCGGCTCGGTGCTGCTCGGCCTCGGCATCCTGCTCTTCACCCAACTCCAGGTGGACAGCTCGCTCGGCGTCGCGTTCTGCTACATGGTGCTGATCGGCATCGGCCTCGGCCTGTCGATGCAGTCGCTGATCATGGCGGTGCAGAACGCGGTCGAGATGAAGGACCTGGGCGCGGGTACGAGCGCCGTCACGTTCTTCCGCTCGCTCGGCGGCTCGTTCGGCGTGGCGATCCTCGGCGCGGTGCTGAGCAGCCGGCTGGCCACCGAGACGGCCCTCCGGGTGCCGGACTCGCTCCGCGGGCTCACCCCGGAGCAGACCGCGTCGGTGCAGGGGACCCTCGGCACCGGCACCATCTCGATCAACGAACCGTCGAAGATCCTGGCGCTGCCGGACGCGGTCCGCAACGCGATCCAGGTGTCGTTCGTCGACTCGCTGCACACCGTGTTCCTGGTCGCCGGCCTGATCGCGATCGTCGCGGTGGTGGTCACGGTGCTGCTTCCCGACCGGGAGCTGCGCGGCGGCCCGGCCGGCCAGCCGCCGACCGCGGCCGAGATGGAAGCCAAGGCGGAGTCGCTCATCTAG
- a CDS encoding Hsp20/alpha crystallin family protein, translating to MNAPERRWDPFAELQSLRAELGRLVGSGFGRAALNNIDLDQTDEAFTITARLPGVAPEEVALDVDVREVVIRARTEPEAGAERAFEYRVALPADVDPDRVDAVMDHGLLTATLPRVVRGGRRTIVLGSGGRNTIEGGRPTHSDPAADREMHSPDATP from the coding sequence ATGAACGCACCCGAACGGCGCTGGGACCCCTTCGCAGAACTCCAGTCTCTCCGGGCCGAACTCGGCCGGCTCGTCGGGTCCGGCTTCGGTCGTGCCGCGTTGAACAACATCGACCTGGACCAGACCGACGAAGCCTTCACGATCACCGCGCGGCTGCCCGGCGTGGCGCCCGAGGAAGTGGCGCTCGACGTCGATGTGCGCGAGGTCGTCATCCGCGCCCGGACCGAGCCCGAGGCCGGTGCGGAGCGGGCGTTCGAATACCGGGTGGCGCTGCCGGCCGACGTCGACCCCGACCGGGTGGACGCCGTCATGGATCACGGGCTGCTGACCGCGACGCTGCCCCGGGTCGTGCGCGGCGGGCGGCGAACGATCGTCCTCGGGTCCGGTGGGCGCAACACGATCGAGGGCGGCCGGCCGACGCACTCCGATCCGGCCGCTGACCGGGAGATGCACAGCCCCGACGCGACGCCGTGA
- a CDS encoding metallophosphoesterase family protein produces the protein MPVVRPAQHTTQGRVSRHRSDSRSTAVRRPAAGTRLPHVTDDATVSPPVERLPQSEATPTRRPRPRTMNPIELGFNPRPPVPWLGPLLLLSTGVRTLLAILFGAYLDKRELQNALPGDVIEEPGTDGELWLDYVADLGDGFNSTYSIAYLLAQPELELDGQTLPRGQMLVMGGDQVYPTASAPAYEDRCKGPYTAALPCSPDSTPQPTLYAVPGNHDWYDGLTAFLRLFARQRDASLGGWRTKQARSYFAVRLPADWWLLALDEQFGAYVDDPQLNYFEAAARQFGPDSKVILAVPEPSWVKATTEHPDAYGAVDYFIRTIIAPTGARVRLMLSGDLHHYARYSGVDRELVTCGGGGAYMYPTHQLPPEITVPPTDTLSRRSSQSRPFQLTATYPDAPTSRRLGWGIFGRLPTRNAGFTTLLGGVQTLLMLAMAGIATQQRNETGLRLFSIPLVSMLVITLLATVFFAKPPTATGKRSWRHAILGVGHGLGQIGLAALGTWVWLMTPIPDWPWPLSLIGALAVYWPVSGLIGSQLVALYLLIASRFGVNINELYAGQGIDDVKSFLRLHIAADGALTVYPFAVDRICREWRTNPTAPDDRPWLEPAQNLVYRPADEPFVLR, from the coding sequence GTGCCCGTGGTACGGCCCGCCCAGCATACGACACAGGGTCGGGTGTCACGCCACCGGTCAGACTCCCGATCGACGGCTGTCCGTCGCCCGGCGGCCGGGACTAGGCTCCCGCACGTGACGGATGATGCCACCGTGTCGCCCCCCGTCGAGCGCCTCCCGCAGTCTGAGGCCACGCCCACCCGGCGACCCCGCCCGCGCACGATGAACCCGATCGAGCTCGGCTTCAACCCCCGCCCGCCGGTGCCGTGGCTCGGACCGCTGCTGCTGTTGAGCACCGGCGTGCGTACCCTCCTGGCCATTCTCTTCGGCGCTTATCTCGACAAGCGCGAACTCCAGAACGCGCTGCCCGGCGACGTGATCGAGGAGCCCGGAACCGACGGCGAGCTGTGGCTCGACTACGTGGCCGACCTGGGCGACGGCTTCAACTCCACCTACTCGATCGCCTACCTGCTGGCCCAGCCCGAGCTCGAGCTCGACGGCCAAACACTGCCGCGCGGCCAGATGCTGGTGATGGGCGGCGACCAGGTCTATCCGACGGCGAGCGCGCCGGCCTACGAAGACCGGTGCAAGGGCCCCTACACCGCGGCGCTGCCGTGCTCGCCGGATTCCACGCCGCAGCCGACGCTCTACGCGGTGCCCGGCAACCACGACTGGTATGACGGCCTGACCGCGTTCCTGCGCCTGTTCGCCCGGCAGCGGGACGCGTCGCTCGGCGGCTGGCGTACCAAACAGGCTCGTTCCTATTTTGCCGTGCGACTGCCGGCCGACTGGTGGCTGCTGGCGCTCGACGAGCAGTTCGGCGCCTACGTCGACGACCCGCAGCTCAACTATTTCGAGGCGGCGGCCCGCCAGTTCGGCCCCGACAGCAAGGTCATCCTGGCGGTGCCGGAGCCGTCGTGGGTCAAGGCGACCACCGAGCACCCCGACGCCTACGGTGCGGTCGACTACTTCATCCGCACGATCATCGCGCCGACCGGAGCCCGGGTCCGCCTCATGCTCTCCGGCGACCTGCACCACTACGCGCGCTATTCGGGCGTCGACCGCGAGCTGGTCACCTGCGGCGGTGGCGGCGCCTACATGTATCCCACCCATCAGTTGCCGCCCGAGATCACCGTGCCGCCGACGGACACCCTGTCGAGGCGGTCCAGCCAGTCACGCCCGTTCCAGCTGACGGCGACCTACCCCGACGCGCCGACCTCGCGCCGCCTGGGTTGGGGCATCTTCGGCCGGCTCCCGACCCGCAACGCGGGCTTCACGACGCTGCTCGGCGGCGTGCAAACGCTGCTGATGCTGGCGATGGCGGGGATAGCGACCCAGCAGCGCAACGAGACCGGCCTGCGCCTGTTCAGCATCCCGCTGGTCAGCATGCTGGTGATCACCCTGCTCGCGACAGTCTTCTTCGCCAAGCCACCAACGGCGACCGGCAAACGCTCCTGGCGCCACGCAATCCTGGGCGTCGGTCATGGGTTGGGACAAATCGGCCTGGCCGCGCTAGGCACCTGGGTCTGGCTGATGACCCCGATCCCGGACTGGCCGTGGCCGCTGTCCCTGATCGGCGCGCTGGCCGTCTACTGGCCGGTATCCGGCCTGATCGGCTCCCAGTTGGTAGCGCTCTACCTGCTCATCGCCAGCCGCTTCGGTGTCAACATCAACGAGCTCTACGCCGGCCAGGGCATCGACGACGTCAAAAGCTTCCTGCGCCTGCACATCGCGGCCGACGGGGCGCTGACGGTCTACCCGTTCGCGGTCGACCGCATCTGCCGCGAGTGGCGCACCAACCCAACCGCTCCCGACGACCGGCCTTGGCTGGAGCCCGCGCAAAACCTCGTCTACCGCCCCGCCGACGAACCCTTCGTCCTCCGCTAG
- a CDS encoding PSP1 domain-containing protein: protein MGMLCAVSFNRYGRLYYLDPVDLTPVVGDRVLVPTDDGPEVAECVWAAQWVDDDTSGFPKLAGMATEVDLQRDETQRKRKAEAKAAAKKLIREHALPMKVVAVDHVLDPSGASARTTIYFTAPHRVDFRSLVRDLGATLHCRVELRQLSARDSARVQGGIGSCGRDLCCATFLTDFEPVTIRMAKDQDLPLNPLRISGACGRLMCCLKYEHPLYQSFQASAPAVGTKVTTPEGDGRVVAHSVPRDSVVVRLDADGSRCSCSRASVCGPRKAHDAQYNSADA, encoded by the coding sequence ATGGGCATGCTGTGCGCGGTCAGCTTCAACCGTTACGGCCGCCTCTACTACCTCGATCCGGTCGACCTGACCCCCGTGGTCGGCGACCGGGTGCTCGTCCCGACGGACGACGGCCCCGAGGTGGCGGAGTGCGTCTGGGCCGCGCAGTGGGTCGACGACGACACGTCGGGCTTCCCCAAGCTGGCCGGCATGGCCACCGAGGTCGACCTCCAGCGTGACGAGACCCAGCGCAAGCGCAAGGCCGAGGCCAAGGCGGCGGCCAAGAAGCTGATCCGCGAACACGCCCTGCCGATGAAGGTGGTCGCCGTCGACCACGTGCTCGACCCGTCCGGAGCGAGCGCCCGCACGACGATCTACTTCACCGCGCCGCACCGGGTCGACTTCCGGTCGCTGGTCCGCGACTTGGGCGCGACCCTGCACTGCCGGGTCGAGCTACGCCAACTCTCCGCCCGCGACTCGGCCCGCGTGCAGGGCGGCATCGGCTCCTGCGGTCGCGACCTGTGCTGCGCGACGTTCCTCACCGACTTCGAGCCGGTGACGATCCGGATGGCGAAAGACCAGGACCTACCACTCAACCCTCTGCGCATTTCGGGCGCATGCGGACGTCTCATGTGTTGCCTGAAATATGAACATCCTTTGTACCAAAGCTTCCAGGCCAGCGCGCCCGCAGTCGGCACCAAGGTCACCACTCCAGAGGGCGACGGCCGGGTGGTCGCACACAGCGTCCCCCGCGACTCGGTGGTGGTCCGCCTCGACGCCGACGGCTCCCGCTGCTCGTGCAGCCGCGCCAGCGTCTGCGGCCCCCGCAAGGCCCACGACGCCCAATACAACAGCGCCGACGCCTGA
- a CDS encoding SCO4225 family membrane protein, with amino-acid sequence MTSTPAWRAWLRFPIDNWPSRIYLLLVAAAVAFAAVDSALTSPDASFSAIYMLILTAPISLLAAIPLVGVAIGALVNATVIGALAHLARARH; translated from the coding sequence ATGACCAGCACCCCGGCATGGCGCGCCTGGCTCCGCTTCCCCATCGACAACTGGCCCAGCCGGATCTATCTGCTGCTGGTCGCAGCGGCAGTGGCGTTCGCCGCGGTCGACTCCGCGCTGACCAGCCCGGACGCCTCCTTCAGCGCGATCTACATGCTGATCCTGACCGCACCGATCTCGCTGCTGGCGGCGATCCCGCTGGTCGGGGTAGCGATAGGCGCCCTGGTCAACGCCACGGTCATCGGCGCCCTGGCCCACCTCGCCCGAGCCCGCCACTGA
- a CDS encoding helix-turn-helix transcriptional regulator — MTAPGSPVEALAVLADEQRRRMFGFIRRARRPVTREEVAAHAGTSTKLAAFHLDKLVAAGLLCAREESPGGVRKVGRKPKVYEPADADLQVSIPERRPDVIAEILLDAVLSHAPGDDGQAAALRAARVRGEQLGAGERARLRPGRLGPERSLTLTEALLERRGFEPVRTAPTEIRLLNCPFHALASRSPELVCGINHAYLGGLLAGLETNGVDAALAPRPGHCCVELRTDGGHSPTDAQACAKD, encoded by the coding sequence ATGACCGCCCCGGGCAGCCCCGTCGAAGCCCTCGCGGTGCTCGCCGACGAGCAGCGCCGACGGATGTTCGGCTTCATCCGCCGCGCCCGCCGGCCGGTCACCCGCGAAGAAGTGGCCGCCCACGCGGGGACCTCGACCAAGCTCGCCGCGTTCCACCTCGACAAACTCGTGGCCGCCGGTCTGCTGTGCGCCCGAGAGGAAAGCCCGGGCGGGGTCCGGAAGGTCGGCCGCAAGCCAAAGGTCTACGAGCCGGCCGACGCCGACCTCCAGGTCAGCATCCCCGAGCGCCGCCCCGACGTGATCGCCGAGATCCTGTTGGACGCGGTCCTCTCCCATGCGCCGGGAGACGACGGCCAAGCTGCCGCGCTGCGCGCCGCCCGCGTGCGAGGCGAGCAACTCGGCGCCGGCGAACGCGCCCGCCTCCGCCCTGGGCGACTCGGCCCGGAACGCTCACTGACCTTGACCGAGGCGCTGCTGGAGCGCCGCGGCTTCGAGCCAGTCCGCACCGCGCCGACCGAGATCCGGTTGCTCAACTGCCCGTTCCACGCGCTGGCCAGCCGCTCACCCGAGCTGGTGTGCGGGATCAACCACGCCTACCTCGGCGGATTGCTCGCGGGCCTGGAAACCAACGGCGTCGACGCCGCGCTGGCGCCCCGCCCAGGGCACTGCTGCGTCGAACTCCGCACCGACGGCGGCCACTCGCCGACCGACGCCCAGGCCTGCGCGAAGGACTAG
- the folE gene encoding GTP cyclohydrolase I FolE — MTLQRTAGDGVNLAAAEQAAGQFLRALGLRTDTESMRGTPGRMARAYAELFSPRPFDLTTFPNDEGYDELVLARAIPLRSVCEHHLLPFVGTAHVGYLPGQRILGLSKLARVVEHFACRPQVQERLTKQIADWLQTQLTPKGVGVVIEAEHTCMTLRGVQATGSTTITSTMLGLLRDDPRSRSEFLALTRVVG; from the coding sequence ATGACTTTGCAGCGAACCGCGGGCGACGGCGTCAACCTCGCCGCTGCCGAGCAGGCCGCCGGGCAGTTTCTGCGTGCGCTCGGCCTGCGCACCGACACCGAGAGCATGCGGGGGACGCCGGGGCGGATGGCGCGCGCCTACGCCGAGCTTTTCAGCCCGCGGCCGTTCGACCTGACCACGTTTCCCAACGACGAGGGCTACGACGAGCTGGTCCTGGCCCGCGCCATCCCGCTGCGCTCGGTCTGCGAGCACCACCTGCTGCCGTTCGTCGGCACCGCGCACGTCGGCTATCTGCCGGGGCAGCGGATTCTGGGCCTCTCGAAGCTCGCCCGCGTGGTCGAACACTTCGCCTGCCGGCCGCAGGTGCAGGAACGGCTCACCAAGCAGATCGCCGACTGGCTGCAGACCCAGCTCACCCCGAAGGGTGTCGGCGTCGTCATCGAGGCCGAGCACACCTGCATGACGCTGCGCGGCGTGCAAGCCACCGGCTCGACCACCATCACCTCGACCATGCTGGGGCTGCTCCGCGACGACCCGCGCTCCCGAAGCGAGTTCCTCGCGCTCACCCGTGTCGTCGGCTGA
- a CDS encoding NAD(P)/FAD-dependent oxidoreductase encodes MTKHDAYAIVGAGLGGAKAAQTLREQGFTGPVVLIGEEHERPYERPPLSKGYLSGKDEREKIYVHDAGWYAEHDVDLRLNTRVIALDPGAHQLTFADGSTLGYAKLLLTTGSSPRPLTVPGAELDGVLYLRRVQHSDRLKEAFRPGARIVVIGAGWIGLETAAAAREAGAAVTVLESAELPLLRVLGREVAQVFADLHLRHGVDLQPSVQVAEISGAAGTVDGVLLADGTRIDADTVIVGVGITPNVGLAAAAGLAVDNGIVTDEYLRTSAPDVYAAGDVANAFHPFLDRHIRVEHWANALNQPQTAARAMLGQDASYDRLPYFFTDQYELGMEYTGYVEPDGYGQVVFRGDPATGEFIAFWLAGGRVLAGMNVNVWDVTKPIQELIRSRALVDPARLADPKVPLEALVEG; translated from the coding sequence ATGACCAAGCACGACGCGTACGCGATCGTCGGAGCCGGCCTCGGTGGCGCCAAGGCCGCACAGACCCTGCGCGAGCAGGGCTTCACCGGGCCGGTGGTGCTGATCGGCGAGGAGCACGAACGCCCCTACGAGCGCCCGCCGCTGTCCAAGGGCTATCTGTCCGGCAAGGACGAGCGCGAGAAGATCTATGTCCACGATGCCGGGTGGTATGCGGAGCACGACGTCGACCTGCGGCTGAACACCCGGGTCATAGCGCTCGATCCCGGCGCGCACCAGCTCACGTTCGCCGACGGGAGCACGCTGGGCTACGCGAAGCTGTTGCTGACCACCGGATCCTCGCCGCGCCCGCTCACCGTGCCGGGTGCCGAGCTCGACGGGGTCCTTTATCTGCGGCGGGTGCAGCACAGCGATCGGCTCAAGGAAGCGTTCCGGCCCGGTGCTCGCATCGTCGTCATCGGCGCGGGCTGGATCGGCTTGGAGACGGCCGCCGCCGCCCGCGAGGCCGGAGCCGCCGTCACGGTGCTGGAGAGCGCGGAGCTGCCGCTGCTGCGGGTGCTCGGGCGCGAGGTGGCCCAGGTCTTCGCCGACCTCCACCTGCGCCACGGTGTCGACCTGCAGCCGAGCGTGCAGGTCGCCGAGATCAGCGGCGCAGCGGGCACTGTGGATGGTGTGCTGCTCGCCGACGGCACCCGGATCGATGCCGACACGGTGATCGTCGGGGTCGGCATCACGCCCAACGTCGGGCTCGCGGCGGCGGCCGGGTTGGCCGTCGACAATGGCATCGTCACCGACGAATACCTGCGCACCTCCGCGCCCGACGTCTACGCGGCGGGCGACGTGGCCAATGCCTTCCATCCGTTCCTCGACCGGCATATCCGCGTCGAGCACTGGGCCAACGCGCTCAACCAGCCGCAGACCGCGGCCCGGGCGATGCTGGGCCAGGACGCCAGCTACGACCGGCTGCCCTATTTCTTCACCGACCAATACGAGCTGGGCATGGAATACACCGGGTATGTCGAGCCCGATGGCTATGGCCAGGTCGTCTTCCGCGGCGACCCGGCCACCGGCGAGTTCATTGCGTTCTGGCTGGCCGGCGGCCGGGTCCTGGCCGGGATGAACGTCAACGTCTGGGACGTCACCAAGCCCATCCAGGAACTCATCCGCTCGCGCGCGCTCGTCGACCCGGCCCGGCTGGCGGACCCGAAGGTGCCGCTGGAGGCGTTGGTCGAGGGTTAG